One stretch of Camelus bactrianus isolate YW-2024 breed Bactrian camel chromosome 19, ASM4877302v1, whole genome shotgun sequence DNA includes these proteins:
- the FITM2 gene encoding acyl-coenzyme A diphosphatase FITM2 — translation MECLERCAWVLKGTLVRAAVRRYLPWALVASMLAGSLLKEVSPLPESYLSNKRNVLNVYFVKMAWAWTFCLLLPFIALTNYHLTGKAGLVLRRLSTLLVGTAIWYFCTAIFSNIEHYTGSCYQSPALEGLREEPQSKQQCHGEGGFWHGFDISGHSFLLTFCALMIVEEMAVLHEVKTDRSHYLHVAITTLVVALGFLTVIWVWMFLCTAVYFHNLSQKVFGTLFGLLGWYGTYGFWYLKSFSPGLPPQSSSLNLKQDSYKE, via the exons ATGGAGTGTCTGGAGCGCTGCGCGTGGGTCCTCAAGGGGACGCTGGTGAGGGCGGCGGTGCGGCGCTACCTGCCCTGGGCCTTGGTGGCCTCCATGCTGGCGGGCTCCCTCCTCAAGGAGGTCTCTCCGCTGCCCGAGAGCTATCTCAGCAACAAGCGCAACGTCCTCAACGT GTATTTTGTCAAAATGGCCTGGGCCTGGACCTTCTGTCTCCTCCTGCCTTTCATCGCCCTCACCAACTACCACCTGACAGGCAAGGCTGGCCTGGTCCTGCGGCGGCTGAGCACCCTGCTCGTGGGCACGGCCATCTGGTACTTCTGCACAGCCATCTTCTCCAACATCGAGCACTACACGGGCAGCTGCTACCAGTCACCAGCCCTGGAGGGGCTCAGAGAGGAGCCCCAGAGTAAGCAGCAGTGCCACGGGGAAGGAGGCTTCTGGCACGGCTTTGACATCTCAGGCCACTCCTTCCTGCTGACTTTCTGTGCCCTCATGATCGTGGAGGAGATGGCCGTGCTGCACGAGGTGAAGACAGACCGCAGCCACTACCTCCACGTGGCCATCACCACCCTGGTGGTCGCGCTGGGCTTCCTGACCGTCATCTGGGTGTGGATGTTTCTGTGCACGGCCGTGTATTTCCACAACTTGTCCCAGAAAGTGTTTGGCACCCTGTTCGGTTTGCTGGGCTGGTACGGGACCTACGGGTTTTGGTATCTGAAATCCTTTTCCCCAGGACTTCCTCCCCAGAGCTCTAGTTTGAATCTGAAGCAAGACAGTTACaaggaataa